A DNA window from Enoplosus armatus isolate fEnoArm2 chromosome 9, fEnoArm2.hap1, whole genome shotgun sequence contains the following coding sequences:
- the prpf31 gene encoding U4/U6 small nuclear ribonucleoprotein Prp31, translating to MSLADELLADLEEAGDEGEDGLYPDGEEGESDGEVTQGRTEEGLEDIPEEMEVDYSKAESVASIAKLRNSKQFAEIMDKISVYVGKQRKNSEVSGPVESDPEYRLIVAANNLTVEIDNELNIIHKFTRDKYSKRFPELESLVPDSLDYIRTVKELGNNLEKCKTNETLQQILTNATIMVVSVTASTTQGTLLSEEELKQLEEACDMALELNQSKHRIYEYVESRMSFIAPNLSIIVGASTAAKIMGIAGGLTNLSKMPACNLMLLGAQRRTLSGFSSTSLLPHTGFIYHCDVVQSLPPDLRRKAARLVAAKCTLAARVDSFHESSVGKVGYDLKEEIERKFDKWQEPPPVKQVKPLPAPLDGQRKKRGGRRYRKMKERLGLTEIRKHANRMTFAEIEDDAYQEDLGFSLGQLGKSGSGRVRQAQVNEATKARISKSLQRTLQKQSMTYGGKSTVRDRSSGTSSSVAFTPLQGLEIVNPQAAEKKVAEANQKYFSNMAEFLKVKKEAKM from the exons ATGTCACTGGCGGACGAGCTCCTGGCAGAcctggaggaggctggagaTGAGGGGGAGGACGGGTTGTATCCAgacggagaggagggggagagtgatggagaggtgACGcagggaaggacagaggaagggCTGGAAGACATcccagaggagatggaggtggacTACAGTAAAGCTGAGAGTGTTGCATCCATCGCGAAACTCCGCAATAGCAAACAG TTTGCAGAGATTATGGACAAAATCTCAGTGTATGTTGGAAAGCAGCGCAAGAACTCAGAGG tctcAGGTCCAGTCGAGTCTGACCCAGAATACAGACTGATCGTAGCAGCCAACAACCTCACAGTAGAGATCGACAATGAGCTCA ATATCATTCACAAGTTTACTCGGGACAAGTACTCCAAGAGGTTTCCGGAGCTCGAGTCTCTGGTGCCAGATTCTCTTGATTACATCCGCACAGTCAAG GAATTGGGGAACAATCTGGAGAAGTGCAAGACCAATGAAACtctgcagcaaatcctcaccAACGCCACTATTATGGTTGTCAGTGTCACAGCCTCGACCACTCAGGG TACACTGCTCAGTGAGGAAGAACTGAAGCAACTGGAGGAGGCATGTGACATGGCTCTGGAGCTGAACCAGTCTAAACACAGGATCTATGAATATGTTGAGTCCAGAATGTCATTCATTGCCCCAAATCTTTCTATTATTGTTGGAGCGTCAACAGCCGCCAAGATCATGG GTATCGCTGGAGGCCTCACTAACCTCTCCAAGATGCCAGCCTGTAACCTGATGCTGCTGGGAGCTCAAAGAAGAACCCTGTCCGGCTTCAGCAGCACCTCCCTGCTTCCCCACACTGGCTTCATCTACCACTGTGATGTTGTGCAGTCACTACCACCT gACCTCAGGAGGAAGGCGGCTCGTCTGGTGGCTGCAAAGTGCACTCTGGCTGCCCGAGTGGACAGTTTCCATGAGAGTTCAGTCGGCAAG GTTGGCTACGATCTAAAAGAAGAAATCGAGAGGAAGTTTGATAAATGGCAGGAGCCTCCGCCAGTGAAGCAGGTCAAACCGCTGCCGGCCCCGCTGGAcggacagaggaagaagagaggaggaaggag GTATCGAAAGATGAAGGAGCGTCTCGGCCTGACTGAGATCAGGAAACATGCCAACAGGATGACTTTCGCAGAG ATTGAGGATGACGCGTATCAGGAGGATCTGGGCTTCAGTCTGGGTCAGCTGGGGAAGAGTGGCAGCGGGCGCGTTAGACAGGCTCAAGTCAACGAGGCCACCAAGGCCAGAATCTCCAAATCCCTCCAG AGGACGCTGCAGAAGCAGAGCATGACATATGGTGGAAAGTCTACTGTCAGAGACCGCTCCTCAGGAACCAGCTCCAGTGTGGCGTTCACTCCTCTACAG GGGCTGGAGATCGTGAACCCGCAGGCTGCAGAGAAGAAGGTGGCTGAAGCCAACCAGAAATACTTCTCCAACATGGCAGAGTTCCTCAAAGTCAAGAAGGAAGCTaagatgtga
- the cnot3a gene encoding CCR4-NOT transcription complex subunit 3a, which produces MADKRKLQGEIDRCLKKVAEGVEQFEDIWQKLHNAANANQKEKYEADLKKEIKKLQRLRDQIKTWVASNEIKDKRQLVENRKLIETQMERFKVVERETKTKAYSKEGLGLAQKVDPAQREKEETGQWLTNTIDTLNMQVDQFESEVESLSVQTRKKKGDKDKQDRIEELKRLIERHRFHIRMLETILRMLDNDSIAVDSIQKIKDDVEYYIDSSQDPDFEENEFLYDDLDLEDIPAALVATSPSGQGNVEDEMYLHSSSTPTSTTSSSPIPPSPAMCTAENSEDDKKRGRSTDSEVSQSPVKNGTPSLLSSFSSSTTSGSSSSSSLVSMASVVGGISAVPTSSSLIGSFSSAVQQHQHLPAQQQQQPQPPNQPQQQQQQPPQTKPSVPSNNTPSPPSNPLLPASTAPSLPTPSTPISSAPNSQSQPTSGPSPASSLGLGLGLGLSKIGMTGTSSANQMSGLGLGGHPTSLNTMAGLISGSTPAPYAQAAASGALGLSSTTQSSISVESSTSIPTSGSSGVTTNGAGTGLGLLGSSPAHNSLSGSILSLVPGQNVAPGTSQVPPSSVSTTPGVVGMMGGNGGNVGLVGVGVNTAPARPPSGLKQNGSTSYSAVVAESSTESALSTPSQSQSSQPSSLSSSTSQPMDNGPSLISSITLPPSSPSPSFSDSTPGGGSLLNGPHSYTQASEALKAPEPLSSLKAMAERAALGSGLDGEIPNLHLTDRDIFSGSSAAPGTPAAPQPSVSEVSIPPSLGVCPLGPTPLPKDQLYQQAMQESAWTHMPHPSDSERIRQYLMRNPCPTLPFHHQIPPHHSDSIEFYQRLSTETLFFIFYYLEGTKAQYLSAKALKKQSWRFHTKYMMWFQRHEEPKTITDEFEQGTYIYFDYEKWGQRKKEGFTFEYRYLEDRDLQ; this is translated from the exons ATGGCTGACAAGAGAAAACTACAAG gtgagaTCGATAGATGTTTGAAAAAAGTAGCTGAAGGTGTAGAACAGTTTGAAGACATCTGGCAAAAG CTCCACAATGCAGCCAATGCAAACCAGAAGGAAAAATACGAGGCTGACCTCaagaaagagattaaaaaacTACAG CGATTGAgagatcaaataaaaacatgggtGGCCTCAAACGAGATCAAAGACAAAAGGCAGCTAGTCGAGAATCGCAAACTTATAGAGACG caAATGGAGCGGTTCAAGGTGGTGGAAcgggaaacaaaaacaaaagcctaCTCTAAAGAAGGCTTGGGCCTCGCTCAGAAAGTGGATCCAGctcagagggaaaaggaggaaacGGGACAGTGGCTAACA AATACGATAGACACTCTAAATATGCAGGTGGATCAGTTTGAAAGTGAGGTGGAGTCTCTTTCAGTTCAGACGAGAAAGAAGAAGGGCGATAAAGAC AAGCAGGACCGTATTGAAGAGCTTAAGCGGTTGATTGAGAGGCACAGATTCCACATTCGCATGTTGGAGACCATTTTACGAATGCTTGACAATGACTCAATAGCAGTGGATTCAATCCAGAAAATCAAGGATGATGTTGAATACTACATTGATTCCTCCCAAGACCCGGACTTTGAGGAGAACGAGTTCCTGTATGACGACTTAGACCTGGAAGACATCC CTGCAGCATTAGTTGCGACTTCTCCGTCAGGTCAGGGCAATGTGGAAGATGAGATGTATCTCCACTCCAGCAGCActcccacctccaccacctcctcttcacccatccctccatccccagCCATGTGCACTGCT GAGAACTCAGAGGACGATAAGAAAAGGGGACGATCGACAGACAGTGAAGTTAGTCAG TCACCTGTGAAGAACGGCACCCCATCCTTGCtatcttccttctcttcctcaaCCACCTCCgggtcctcctcatcctcctcccttGTGTCCATGGCGAGTGTAGTCGGAGGCATTTCTGCGGTCCCCACAAGCAGCAGTCTTATAGGGAGCTTCAGCAGTGCGgtgcagcaacatcagcatctacctgcacagcagcagcaacaacctCAGCCACCAAACCAAccgcagcagcaacaacagcagccaccTCAGACAAAACCTTCTGTCCCCTCAAACAACACCCCCAGCCCGCCCAGCAACCCGCTTCTCCCAGCCTCaactgccccctccctccccactcCCAGCACACCCATTTCATCAGCTCCCAACTCTCAGTCTCAGCCCACATCTGGGCCCTCCCCAGCATCCAGTTTGGGACTTGGGTTGGGGCTGGGATTGAGCAAAATTGGCATGACGGGGACCAGCAGTGCCAACCAAATGTCTGGTTTAGGCCTGGGTGGCCACCCCACTTCTTTAAACACAATGGCAGGGCTCATTTCGGGCTCCACACCTGCCCCCTACGCTCAGGCAGCAGCATCGGGAGCCTTGGGTTTGAGCAGCACCACCCAGTCCAGCATTTCAGTGGAGAGCAGCACTTCCATCCCCACCTCTGGCTCCAGTGGAGTCACCACCAACGGGGCGGGGACAGGGCTGGGTTTGCTAGGTTCCAGCCCAGCCCACAACTCTTTGAGTGGAAGTATTCTGAGTCTGGTTCCTGGGCAAAATGTAGCCCCCGGTACCTCTCAGGTACCCCCGAGTTCTGTCAGCACTACTCCTGGAGTAGTTGGCATGATGGGAGGCAACGGAGGGAATGTCGGCTTGGTTGGAGTCGGGGTGAATACTGCCCCTGCTAGACCACCCAGTGGACTGAAGCAAAATGGAAGCACAA GTTACAGTGCTGTAGTGGCAGAGAGCTCCACAGAATCAGCTCTAAGCACACCGAGCCAGTCACAAAGCAGCCAACCCTCATCCCTCAGTTCTTCAACCAGTCAGCC GATGGACAATGGCCCCAGTTTAATCAGCTCCATCACCCTGCCTCCCAGCTCTCCGTCCCCCTCGTTCTCAGACAGCACACCCGGAGGAGGGAGTCTTCTCAACGGGCCCCACTCCTACACACAGGCCTCTGAGGCCCTCAAG GCCCCAGAGCCCCTCAGCTCTCTGAAGGCGATGGCTGAGAGAGCAGCGCTGGGATCAGGCCTGGATGGAGAGATTCCCAACCTGCACCTAACAGACAGAG ATATCTTCTCTGGATCATCGGCAGCGCCCGGCACACCCGCCGCCCCTCAGCCGTCCGTGTCGGAAGTCAGCATCCCCCCCTCGCTCGGGGTCTGTCCACTTGGCCCCACCCCTCTCCCCAAAGACCAGCTCTACCAGCAGGCCATGCAGGAGTCTGCGTGGACACACATGCCTCACCCCTCTGACTCTGAGAGGATCAG GCAATACCTGATGAGGAATCCGTGTCCCACCTTGCCCTTCCATCATCAGATACCGCCACACCACTCAGACTCCATAGAGTTCTACCAGAGACTGTCCACAGAAACTCTGTTTTTCATCTTCTACTACCTGGAG GGCACCAAGGCTCAGTATCTATCTGCCAAGGCTCTGAAGAAACAGTCATGGAGGTTTCACACCAAGTACATGATGTGGTTCCAGAGGCACGAGGAGCCCAAGACTATCACTGACGAGTTTGAACAG GGCACTTACATTTACTTTGACTATGAGAAATGGGgccagaggaagaaggagggcTTCACCTTCGAGTACAGGTACCTCGAAGACAGAGACCTGCAGTGA
- the tfpt gene encoding TCF3 fusion partner, giving the protein MMEDFSGLALPPLFGGHILEAELEPGGVELGPGEVELGPGGDELLESTAQEDEERRALDKRKYLALSRRCKEIEQVNQKILGRLHQVQRITRRLKKERRFLMKTLDAHGDDYRNAQLTILLEDEPGAHIDPAAGVEDDRLNGVSGSSSSAALHHAAGPKKRRHRIQRQDKDKDQQTEPDMSVLAETQFGEMPSPTSLSH; this is encoded by the exons ATGATGGAGGATTTTTCTGGTTTggctctgcctcctctgtttgGAGGACACATCctggaggcagagctggagcCTGGTGGTGTGGAGCTGGGACCAGGAGAG GTGGAGCTGGGCCCGGGAGGCGACGAGCTGCTGGAGAGTACAGCacaagaggatgaagagagaagaGCCCTTGATAagaggaaatatctggctctgaGCAGGAGATGTAAAGAAATTGAACAG gTGAATCAGAAAATTCTTGGTCGCCTTCACCAAGTACAAAGAATCACACGGCGCTTGAAGAAAGAGAGGCG GTTTCTCATGAAGACTTTAGATGCGCATGGGGATGACTACAGGAACGCCCAGCTCACTATACTTCTAGAG GATGAGCCTGGAGCCCATATAGATCCTGCTGCTGGAGTGGAGGACGACCGGCTCAACGGTGTGTCTGGTTCCTCTTCGTCTGCAGCATTGCATCATGCTGCTGGACCGAAGAAGAGGAGGCACCGAATTCAACggcaagacaaagacaaagaccaACAG ACTGAACCAGACATGTCCGTTTTGGCAGAGACACAGTTTGGAGAAATGCCCAGCCCaacctctctgtctcactga
- the ndufa3 gene encoding NADH dehydrogenase [ubiquinone] 1 alpha subcomplex subunit 3, with amino-acid sequence MNTRSLETTEDNMAAIGAFLKNAWNKEPVILASCAIGLTGIALPFISPITKYTGMINSAVPYNYPVPVRDDGNMADVPSHPCDTKGNSLEWLKKL; translated from the exons atgaacACACGCTCGCTTGAAACTACAGAAGACAACATGGCGG caATCGGAGCGTTCCTGAAGAATGCATGGAACAAGGAGCCTGTCATCCTGGCCTCCTGTGCTATTGGACTGACAG GTATCGCTCTTCCATTCATCAGCCCCATCACAAAGTACACAGGAATGATCAATTCTGCGGTGCCATACAACTACCCAG TCCCTGTGCGAGATGATGGGAACATGGCTGACGTCCCCTCCCATCCCTGTGATACAAAAGGAAACAGCTTGGAATGGCTTAAAAAGCTTTAA
- the LOC139290016 gene encoding BAR/IMD domain-containing adapter protein 2, translating into MSRTEEVNKMTENVYKGILDQFNPSLKNFVTMGKHYEKALTGVTVAAKGYFDALVKLGELASDSQGSKELGDTLFQMAEVHRQIQVQLEDVLKLFHSELLAQLEQKLELDIKYLTATLKKYQSERRSKSESIERCQSQLKKLRRKSQGSRHPNKYGDREMQFVELMSRRQGELDALVATGYKSALTEERRRYCFLVDRQCCVTKLLINYHSKVRELLSQKLSSWQQSCSQPTKLPERALNLLRHTAPQSSGAAGIAEVLRHTKLGSAQPEQRLSVQEVPPLLNGDSSRSQQQRSLPSSSSQSETCPPQGSPQTFRSVSTGGAAGGSSRGASPQHASTPLSASASPLPDSSASASPASSTPTTTGSSAQQSSLLLASNTSNLSPCLIPSTVMSLSQISPASGSLQGMTLPIPHSAPHSPPLPHSAPLSRAMTPVQLLHQQVGPGGSNTSSPSHTPWLLKTAEMCATATLPLPRRPVSEMRLGGFQGSSLPRMLPLSGPSRVEAMFAHTPGASEGGGMGGGACLLHFQPGDNITLLISEPRDGWHYGQNERTGRKGWFPFSYTQPHHSKMDHLESSLFLSKANSTSTGQLDKLVSPGFPALTPESEEERSLPPQRVSTFRPRPYSMADSNKITSELVSPPPSPTRLNPFAHVRLRRTVTNDRSAPIIE; encoded by the exons ATGTCTCGAACAGAAGAGGTCAAcaagatgacagaaaatgtctACAAG GGGATTCTGGACCAGTTCAACCCCAGTCTGAAGAACTTTGTGACCATGGGGAAACACTACGAGAAAGCCCTGACAG GAGTAACTGTGGCTGCCAAAGGGTACTTTGATGCTCTGGTGAAACTGGGAGAACTGGCGAGCGACAGCCAAGGCTCCAAAGAGCTGG GCGACACACTGTTTCAGATGGCCGAGGTCCACAGACAGATTCAGGTGCAGCTGGAGGATGTG TTGAAGCTGTTTCACTCTGAGCTGCTCGCCCAGTTGGAGCAGAAGCTGGAACTGGATATTAAATACCTCACA GCCACCCTAAAGAAGTATCAGAGTGAGCGCAGGTCTAAATCTGAGTCTATCGAGCGCTGCCAGTCCCAGCTGAAGAAGCTCCGCAGGAAGAGCCAGGGCAGCCGCCACCCGAACAAatatggagacagagagatgcag tttgtgGAGCTGATGAGTCGTCGCCAAGGCGAGCTGGATGCGCTGGTTGCCACGGGTTACAAGTCTGCGCTCACTGAGGAAAGGAGACGATATTGCTTCCTGGTGGACAGACAGTGTTGTGTTACCAAACTGCTCATCAACTACCACTCCAAG GTGAGAGAGCTTCTGTCGCAGAAACTGTCATCTTGGCAGCAGTCATGTTCTCAGCCCACAAAACTCCCAGAGCGCGCTCTGAATCTGCTGCGTCACACTGCGCCTCAAAGCTCAGGCGCTGCTGGGATAGCCGAGGTCCTCCGCCACACCAAGCTGGGCTCTGCTCAGCCAGAACAG AGGCTCTCTGTTCAAGAAGTCCCTCCTCTGTTGAATGGAGACTCCAGTCGCTCCCAGCAGCAACGCtcgctcccctcctcctcctctcagagtGAAACCTGTCCTCCTCAGGGCTCCCCCCAGACTTTCCGCTCTGTCTCcactggaggagcagctggaggttcATCACGAGGAGCGTCTCCTCAGCACGCCAGCACACCCCTCAGTGCATCGGCCAGCCCCCTCCCTGACAGCAGCGCCAGCGCCAGTCCTGCCTCATCCACCCCCACCACTACCGGCAGCTCGGCCCAGCAAAGCTCTCTCCTCTTGGCCTCCAACACATCCAACCTCTCCCCCTGTCTCATCCCCTCCACGGTGATGTCGCTCAGCCAGATCTCCCCGGCCAGCGGCTCCCTGCAGGGCATGACCCTCCCCATCCCCCACAGTGCTCCTCACAGTCCTCCACTGCCCCACAGTGCTCCTCTCTCCAGGGCCATGACTCCTGTGCAGTTACTGCACCAACAGGTGGGACCAGGAGGGAGCAATACTTCATCACCGTCACACACTCCCTGGCTGCTGAAGACCGCTGAGATGTGTGCAACAGCAACTCTTCCTCTGCCGAGGAGACCTGTCAGTGAAATGAGGCTGGGCGGCTTTCAGG GCTCCAGTCTCCCCAGGATGCTGCCTTTATCTGGACCTTCACGCGTGGAAGCCATGTTCGCTCACACTCCCGGAGCATCAGAGGGTGGCGGCATGGGGGGCGGAGCTTGCTTACTGCACTTCCAGCCTGGTGACAACATCACCCTGCTCATCTCTGAGCCCAGAGACGGGTGGCACTATGGTCAAAATGAGCGAACTGGACG GAAAGGCTGGTTCCCTTTCTCCTACACTCAGCCACACCACAGTAAGATGGATCACCTCGAGAG CTCCCTCTTCTTATCTAAGGCTAACAGCACCAGTACGGGCCAGCTCGACAAGCTGGTGTCTCCAGGTTTCCCAGCCCTCACCCCCGAATCAGAGGAGGAGCGCTCCCTTCCTCCCCAGAGGGTCAGCACCTTCCGCCCGCGCCCGTACAGCATGGCCGACAGCAACAAG ATCACCTCAGAACTGGTCTCTCCACCACCCTCCCCAACCAG GCTCAATCCATTTGCCCACGTCCGACTCAGAAGAACTGTCACCAACGATCGCTCAGCTCCCATCATCGAGTAA